In one window of Acanthopagrus latus isolate v.2019 chromosome 15, fAcaLat1.1, whole genome shotgun sequence DNA:
- the LOC119033108 gene encoding amine sulfotransferase-like, whose translation MDSLDYINPYLFRHRGRNFLTKDILRPKDLDALLHVELRPTDIFLITYPKSGTAWMQQILVQIMEAALPGWGGDATNRVKVPLLEERTADDPFRERPDPRIFRSHLPPDMLPLQVKDKRIKVVYVWRNPKDVLVSLYHFAHSWVLLETPESFEGFYQQFLDGDVYRGSWFDHVREYCVAQDELDIHFMQYEEMLKDLRGEVVKLCSFLGKDLTDEAIDRVVEKSTFKNMKTDPKANFKDLVEVHRYKSETMRKGKAGDWKNFFTVAQDEHFDKVFKDRMSDLPLSCIWEIKE comes from the exons ATGGATTCTCTGGACTACATTAACCCTTACCTGTTCAGgcacagagggagaaacttTCTGACAAAGGACATATTGCGACCAAAGGACTTGGACGCCCTCCTGCATGTTGAGCTCCGTCCTACCGATATCTTCCTCATCACTTACCCCAAGTCAG gGACAGCGTGGATGCAGCAGATCCTGGTCCAGATCATGGAAGCTGCACTACCTGGCTGGGGCGGAGATGCCACCAACAGAGTTAAAGTTCCTTTGCTGGAGGAGAGAACTGCAGACGACCCTTTCCGAGAAAGGCCTGATCCCAGAATCTTTAGATCACATCTCCCCCCTGACATGTTGCCCCTCCAAGTGAAAGATAAGAGAATCAAG GTTGTATATGTTTGGAGGAACCCCAAAGATGTCCTGGTGTCCCTTTATCACTTTGCCCATAGCTGGGTCCTGCTGGAAACACCCGAGAGCTTTGAAGGGTTCTATCAGCAGTTCCTGGATGGTGATG TTTACAGGGGATCGTGGTTTGATCATGTGAGAGAATATTGTGTGGCACAAGATGAACTGGACATCCATTTCATGCAGTATGAGGAGATGTTGAAG GACCTCAGAGGGGAAGTGGTGAAGCTATGTTCTTTTCTGGGAAAAGACTTGACAGATGAAGCCATCGATCGTGTTGTGGAAAAGTCCACCTTCAAAAACATGAAGACCGACCCTAAAGCAAACTTCAAGGACTTAGTTGAAGTCCACCGCTACAAGTCGGAAACCATGCGCAAAG GTAAAGCAGGTGACTGGAAGAACTTCTTCACAGTTGCCCAGGATGAACATTTTGACAAAGTGTTCAAGGACAGGATGAGCGACCTGCCTCTCAGCTGCATCTGGGAGATCAAGGAGTAA